From Paracoccus suum, the proteins below share one genomic window:
- a CDS encoding LysR family transcriptional regulator: protein MMDLRQLRYFIAIAEQGSFSRAAVVLHVAQPALSLHVRNMEAALGTALLVRTPRGVELTEAGTILLRHARIIMDQITVAAEEVRGRHSDPAGDVRLGLPGTIGQILAVPLITAANQRYPRIKLRIAEAMSGFILEWMREGRIDLAVLYGQAAEHGIRTEQLLDEQLQFFGPAEGLRSEVLPPPHSPLAFAEIARLPLILPGIGHGLRDLLGRHAQVHQVELNTVIDVESYSNIKALVAEGLGYSILPEHAIAAEVAEARLRSWPVAAPGITRGIYLAHSASRPMTSAVSTVLALARETLHDLARTGRWIGATEPADAAR from the coding sequence ATGATGGACCTTCGCCAGCTTCGCTATTTCATCGCCATTGCCGAGCAAGGCTCGTTCTCGCGGGCTGCGGTGGTGCTGCATGTCGCGCAGCCCGCCCTGTCGCTGCACGTGCGGAACATGGAGGCCGCCCTCGGCACCGCGCTGCTGGTGCGGACCCCGCGCGGGGTCGAGCTGACCGAGGCCGGCACCATCCTGTTGCGCCATGCACGCATCATCATGGACCAGATCACCGTCGCCGCCGAGGAGGTGCGCGGCCGCCATAGCGATCCCGCGGGCGACGTGCGCCTCGGCCTGCCCGGCACCATCGGCCAGATCCTTGCCGTGCCACTGATCACCGCCGCCAACCAGCGCTACCCGCGGATCAAGCTGCGCATCGCCGAGGCGATGAGCGGCTTTATCCTCGAATGGATGCGCGAAGGGCGGATCGATCTGGCGGTGCTTTACGGCCAGGCGGCCGAGCACGGCATCCGGACCGAGCAGTTGCTGGACGAGCAGTTGCAGTTCTTTGGGCCCGCCGAGGGACTGCGGTCGGAGGTCCTGCCGCCGCCCCACAGCCCGCTGGCCTTTGCCGAGATCGCCCGCCTGCCGCTGATCCTGCCGGGCATCGGCCACGGGCTGCGTGACCTGCTCGGCCGCCATGCCCAGGTCCATCAGGTGGAACTGAACACCGTGATCGACGTCGAATCCTACAGCAACATCAAGGCACTGGTGGCCGAGGGGTTGGGCTATTCGATCCTGCCCGAGCACGCCATCGCGGCTGAGGTTGCGGAGGCGCGGCTGCGCAGCTGGCCGGTTGCCGCGCCGGGCATCACGCGCGGCATCTACCTCGCCCATTCCGCCAGCCGGCCGATGACCAGCGCCGTGTCAACCGTGCTCGCCCTGGCGCGCGAGACGCTGCACGACCTGGCCCGAACCGGCCGCTGGATCGGCGCAACCGAACCTGCCGACGCCGCCCGCTAA
- a CDS encoding fumarate hydratase → MPAISEEDVIASVSDALQFISYYHPADFIRAMSDAWRTEESPAAKGAMAQILVNSRMAALGHRPICQDTGVANITARIGVRARLDWDRPLQQIVDDAVRRAWRQNDNPLRASVVADPLGQRRNTGDNAPAMLHVEMVAGDRIAFDVSAKGGGSENKSRFAVLNPSASVADWVVEAVAGMGAGWCPPGILGVGIGGSVDKAMVMAKQALNEPLDAHQLRARGAATPEEELRLELIDRINALGVGAQGLGGLTTVLDVKVRSFPTHAASLPVAVVPNCAATRHVHFELDGSGPARLTPPDLSDWPELDFRDAWRDARRVDLDGLTREEIASWQPGEALLLSGRMLTGRDAAHRRIQQMLAAGELLPVDFRDRAIYYVGPVDPVAGEVVGPAGPTTSSRMDGYSDMMLDRLGVALMIGKAERGPQTLDAIARNGAAYLIAVGGAAYLVSQAIREARVIAFAELGMEAIHEFTVKDMPVTVAVDARGTSVHVTGPKAWRRLPA, encoded by the coding sequence ATGCCGGCCATCAGCGAAGAGGATGTGATCGCCAGCGTCTCGGACGCCTTGCAATTCATATCGTACTACCACCCGGCGGACTTCATCCGCGCCATGTCCGATGCGTGGCGGACCGAGGAGAGCCCGGCTGCCAAGGGGGCCATGGCCCAGATCCTGGTCAATTCGCGCATGGCCGCCCTCGGCCATCGCCCGATCTGCCAGGACACGGGCGTTGCCAACATCACCGCCCGCATCGGCGTTCGCGCGCGCCTCGACTGGGACCGGCCGCTGCAGCAGATCGTCGATGACGCCGTGCGCCGCGCGTGGCGCCAGAATGACAACCCGCTGCGTGCATCGGTCGTTGCCGACCCGCTCGGCCAAAGGCGCAACACCGGCGACAATGCCCCGGCCATGCTGCATGTCGAGATGGTCGCGGGCGATCGCATCGCCTTTGACGTCTCGGCCAAGGGCGGCGGATCCGAGAACAAGTCCCGCTTTGCGGTCCTGAATCCCTCGGCTTCGGTCGCCGACTGGGTGGTCGAGGCCGTGGCCGGGATGGGCGCCGGCTGGTGCCCGCCGGGCATCCTCGGGGTGGGTATCGGCGGCAGCGTCGACAAGGCGATGGTCATGGCAAAGCAGGCCCTGAACGAGCCGCTCGACGCGCACCAGCTTCGCGCCCGCGGCGCCGCCACGCCGGAGGAGGAGCTGCGGCTGGAGTTGATCGACCGCATCAACGCCCTTGGAGTGGGGGCGCAGGGCCTTGGCGGGTTGACCACCGTGCTGGATGTCAAGGTGCGCAGCTTTCCGACCCATGCAGCCTCGCTGCCGGTTGCCGTCGTGCCGAACTGCGCGGCTACCCGGCATGTGCATTTCGAACTGGACGGTAGCGGCCCGGCGCGGCTGACGCCGCCCGATCTGTCCGACTGGCCCGAACTGGATTTCCGCGACGCCTGGCGCGATGCCCGACGCGTCGATCTGGACGGCCTGACCCGGGAGGAGATCGCCAGCTGGCAGCCCGGCGAGGCGCTGCTGCTGTCCGGCCGGATGCTGACCGGCCGCGACGCCGCCCATCGCCGCATCCAGCAGATGCTGGCCGCGGGCGAACTGCTGCCGGTCGATTTTCGCGATCGCGCCATCTATTATGTTGGCCCGGTCGACCCCGTTGCGGGCGAGGTCGTTGGCCCCGCGGGTCCCACCACCTCCAGTCGAATGGACGGCTACAGCGACATGATGCTGGACCGCCTCGGGGTCGCGCTGATGATCGGCAAAGCCGAGCGCGGGCCGCAAACGCTGGACGCCATCGCCCGCAACGGCGCCGCCTACCTGATCGCGGTGGGCGGGGCGGCCTATCTCGTCTCACAGGCGATCCGAGAGGCCCGCGTGATCGCCTTTGCCGAGCTCGGGATGGAGGCGATTCACGAATTCACCGTCAAGGATATGCCTGTCACCGTCGCCGTCGATGCGCGTGGCACCTCGGTCCATGTCACCGGCCCGAAGGCATGGCGCAGGCTCCCCGCCTGA
- a CDS encoding TRAP transporter substrate-binding protein, whose translation MFEFRNLTRAAGIAAMMALWSAAPAAAQDQITIKFSHVVAPDTPKGKGAEKFKELAEKYTEGKVKVEIYPNSQLYKDKEEMEALQLGAVQMLAPSLAKFGPLGVPEFELFDLPMLFKDSADLRKITEGDVGKGLMAKLDAKGIKGLAYWDNGFKIMTANSPVVNPDDFLGLKMRIQSSKILEAQFQALGAVPQVMAFSEVYQALQTGVVDGTENTPSNTYTQRVYEVQKYANVSNHGYIGYAVIVNKKFWDGLPDDVRANLDKAMAEATAYANGIAEEENATALQAMRDTGKTEFHDMTEGERAEWYKVLRPVHEKMANRIGADLIQQTYKALGTQ comes from the coding sequence ATGTTCGAATTTCGCAACCTGACCAGGGCTGCGGGCATCGCCGCAATGATGGCGCTTTGGTCGGCCGCACCGGCCGCCGCCCAAGACCAGATCACGATCAAGTTCAGCCACGTCGTCGCGCCCGACACGCCCAAGGGCAAGGGCGCCGAAAAGTTCAAGGAACTCGCCGAGAAATACACCGAGGGCAAGGTCAAGGTAGAGATCTACCCCAACAGCCAACTCTACAAGGACAAGGAAGAGATGGAGGCGCTGCAATTGGGCGCCGTCCAGATGCTCGCCCCATCGCTGGCCAAGTTCGGCCCGCTGGGCGTCCCCGAGTTCGAGCTGTTTGATCTGCCGATGCTGTTCAAGGACAGTGCTGATCTGCGCAAGATCACCGAGGGCGATGTCGGCAAGGGCCTGATGGCCAAGCTGGATGCCAAGGGCATCAAGGGCCTCGCCTACTGGGACAACGGCTTCAAGATCATGACCGCGAACTCGCCCGTCGTGAACCCTGATGATTTCCTGGGGCTGAAGATGCGCATCCAGTCCTCGAAGATCCTCGAAGCGCAGTTCCAGGCGCTGGGCGCCGTGCCGCAGGTGATGGCCTTCAGCGAGGTCTACCAGGCGCTGCAGACCGGCGTGGTGGACGGCACCGAAAACACGCCGTCGAACACCTATACCCAGCGTGTCTATGAGGTGCAGAAATACGCCAATGTCTCGAACCACGGCTACATCGGCTACGCCGTGATCGTGAACAAGAAGTTCTGGGACGGCCTGCCGGATGACGTCCGCGCCAACCTGGACAAGGCCATGGCCGAGGCGACCGCCTATGCCAATGGCATCGCCGAGGAGGAGAACGCGACCGCCCTGCAGGCCATGCGTGATACCGGCAAGACCGAGTTCCACGACATGACCGAGGGCGAGCGCGCGGAATGGTACAAGGTGCTGCGCCCGGTCCATGAGAAGATGGCGAACCGCATCGGCGCCGACCTGATCCAGCAAACCTATAAGGCGCTGGGAACCCAGTAA
- the argF gene encoding ornithine carbamoyltransferase, which produces MTNFLDIHTTPKPDLRSMIDAARVMKAARGDAPKATPDAEQPLANRMVALIFEKPSTRTRISFDLGVRQMGGQTMVLSGADLQLGHGETVADTARVLSRYVDLIMIRTFEEATLHEMAEHATVPVINGLTNRTHPCQIMADVLTFEEHRGPIAGRKVVWSGDGNNTCHSLIGAAGQFGFDFTFTGPPPLDPEAAFMDFARAQGVRAEIERDPVRAVEGADLVVTDTWVSMHDPVSARERRHNQLRGYQINEALMAQAGPDALFMHCLPAHRDDEVTSAVMDGPQSVVWDEAENRLHAQKAVMRWCLGV; this is translated from the coding sequence ATGACCAATTTCCTCGACATCCACACCACACCCAAGCCTGACCTGCGGTCGATGATCGACGCCGCGCGAGTGATGAAAGCCGCGCGCGGCGATGCACCCAAGGCGACGCCCGACGCCGAGCAGCCGCTGGCCAACCGCATGGTCGCACTGATCTTTGAAAAACCCTCGACCCGCACGCGCATCAGCTTTGACCTGGGGGTGCGGCAGATGGGCGGGCAGACCATGGTGCTGTCCGGCGCCGACCTGCAGCTGGGGCATGGCGAGACAGTCGCCGATACCGCGCGCGTGCTGTCGCGTTATGTCGACCTGATCATGATCCGCACCTTCGAGGAGGCGACGTTGCATGAGATGGCCGAGCACGCCACCGTGCCGGTCATCAACGGGCTGACCAACCGCACCCATCCCTGCCAGATCATGGCCGACGTGCTGACCTTCGAAGAGCATCGCGGGCCGATCGCCGGGCGCAAGGTGGTCTGGTCGGGGGACGGCAACAACACCTGCCATTCGCTGATCGGCGCGGCCGGACAGTTCGGCTTTGACTTTACCTTCACCGGCCCGCCGCCGCTGGACCCCGAGGCGGCCTTCATGGATTTCGCCCGCGCCCAGGGCGTGCGTGCCGAGATCGAGCGCGACCCCGTCCGCGCCGTCGAGGGCGCCGATCTGGTGGTAACCGACACCTGGGTCAGCATGCACGATCCGGTTTCGGCCCGCGAGCGGCGGCACAATCAACTGCGCGGCTACCAGATCAACGAGGCGCTGATGGCGCAGGCCGGCCCGGACGCACTGTTCATGCATTGCCTTCCGGCGCACCGCGATGACGAGGTCACGAGCGCGGTCATGGACGGCCCGCAGTCAGTCGTCTGGGACGAGGCTGAAAACCGCCTTCACGCGCAAAAAGCCGTGATGCGCTGGTGCCTAGGGGTCTGA
- a CDS encoding aspartate aminotransferase family protein, with product MIDAILPTYNRADLAFERGEGAWAIAEDGTRYLDLGAGIAVNALGHANPALVAALTDQASRIWHVSNIYRIPQQERLAEMLVEATFADTVFFTNSGTEAAELAIKMVRKYWDAAGEPERIEILTFEGAFHGRSTGAIAAAGSEKMVKGYGPLMPGFRQLPWGDIAALKAAIGPQTAAVMLEPVQGEGGIRVMPDADLREIRALCDSTGALLVLDEVQSGMGRTGRLFAHEWAGIAPDIMMVAKGIGGGFPLGAVLATEKAALPMTAGSHGSTYGGNPLACAVGTAVMGIVAEPEFLAEVGRKGALLRQRLEGLVAAHPAVFEAVRGQGLMLGLRCRVAPTDLVKAGYDQHLLTVAAADNTLRLLPPLTITEDEIAEAVARLDRAATAVEAALPTESHA from the coding sequence ATGATCGACGCCATCCTGCCGACCTATAATCGCGCCGACCTGGCGTTTGAACGCGGCGAGGGTGCCTGGGCGATTGCCGAGGATGGGACGCGCTATCTGGACCTCGGCGCCGGGATTGCGGTGAACGCGCTGGGTCACGCCAATCCGGCGCTGGTCGCCGCGCTGACCGACCAGGCCAGCCGCATCTGGCATGTCAGCAATATCTACCGCATCCCCCAGCAGGAACGGCTCGCCGAAATGCTGGTCGAGGCCACCTTCGCCGACACCGTTTTCTTTACCAACTCGGGCACCGAGGCGGCCGAACTGGCGATCAAGATGGTGCGCAAGTACTGGGACGCCGCCGGTGAGCCCGAGCGGATCGAGATCCTGACCTTCGAGGGCGCCTTCCACGGCCGCTCGACCGGCGCGATCGCCGCCGCGGGCTCCGAGAAGATGGTCAAGGGCTATGGCCCCTTGATGCCCGGTTTCCGCCAGCTGCCTTGGGGCGACATAGCGGCGTTGAAGGCCGCAATCGGCCCCCAGACCGCCGCCGTCATGCTGGAGCCGGTGCAGGGCGAGGGCGGCATCCGCGTCATGCCCGATGCCGACCTGCGCGAGATCCGCGCCCTGTGCGACAGCACCGGCGCGCTGCTGGTGCTGGACGAGGTGCAATCGGGCATGGGCCGCACCGGCCGGCTGTTCGCGCATGAATGGGCCGGCATCGCGCCCGATATCATGATGGTCGCCAAGGGCATCGGCGGGGGCTTCCCCCTCGGCGCGGTGCTGGCCACCGAAAAGGCAGCGCTGCCGATGACGGCCGGCAGCCATGGCAGCACCTATGGCGGCAACCCGCTGGCCTGCGCCGTCGGCACCGCGGTCATGGGCATCGTCGCGGAACCGGAGTTTCTGGCCGAGGTCGGGCGCAAGGGCGCGCTGCTGCGCCAGCGGCTCGAAGGGCTTGTCGCGGCTCACCCCGCGGTGTTCGAGGCCGTGCGCGGCCAAGGCCTGATGCTGGGCCTGCGCTGCCGGGTCGCGCCGACCGATCTGGTCAAGGCGGGCTATGACCAGCACCTGCTGACCGTCGCCGCCGCGGACAACACCCTGCGCCTGCTGCCGCCGCTGACCATCACCGAGGACGAGATCGCCGAGGCGGTTGCGCGGCTGGACCGGGCCGCGACGGCTGTCGAGGCCGCCCTGCCGACGGAAAGCCATGCTTAG
- a CDS encoding ABC transporter permease has product MGVRRFGMINWLGLWTLAMREVRRFMAVWQQTIFAPLMTAGLFVMVFALALGRGRGEVMGLPYLAFLGPGVLMMTVIQNAFANTSSSIISAKMQGNIVDTLMPPLSAGEILAGYLAGSVIRAGLVASVITLGMAVTLGFGVAHPLWAITFVVLGALLMGGLGILAGIIAQKFDQMAAITNFIVTPLSFLSGTFYSVEALPPAFRAFSHANPIFYLIDGARYGFAGVSDASPVLGLGVCLLALAVVLGLGWWWLRSGYRMKA; this is encoded by the coding sequence ATGGGCGTGCGCCGGTTCGGAATGATCAACTGGCTCGGCCTGTGGACGCTGGCCATGCGCGAGGTTCGCCGGTTCATGGCGGTCTGGCAGCAGACCATCTTTGCCCCGCTGATGACGGCAGGGCTATTCGTCATGGTCTTCGCGCTGGCCCTCGGGCGCGGCCGGGGCGAGGTAATGGGGCTGCCTTACCTTGCCTTCCTTGGGCCGGGCGTCCTGATGATGACCGTGATCCAGAACGCCTTTGCCAACACCTCGTCCTCGATCATCTCGGCCAAGATGCAGGGCAATATCGTCGACACGTTGATGCCGCCCCTGTCGGCCGGCGAGATATTGGCCGGCTACCTCGCAGGATCTGTCATACGGGCTGGACTGGTCGCCTCGGTCATCACGCTAGGCATGGCCGTGACGCTCGGCTTTGGCGTCGCGCATCCGCTGTGGGCGATCACCTTCGTCGTGCTGGGCGCACTGCTGATGGGCGGCCTCGGGATCCTCGCCGGGATCATCGCGCAAAAGTTCGACCAGATGGCGGCGATCACCAACTTCATCGTGACGCCCCTGTCGTTCCTGTCGGGCACGTTCTATTCGGTCGAAGCGCTGCCGCCGGCGTTCCGCGCTTTCAGCCACGCCAACCCTATCTTTTACCTGATCGACGGGGCGCGCTACGGCTTTGCCGGGGTCAGCGACGCCTCGCCCGTCCTCGGGCTGGGGGTCTGCCTGCTCGCGCTGGCGGTGGTGCTGGGCCTTGGCTGGTGGTGGCTGCGATCCGGCTATCGGATGAAGGCCTGA
- a CDS encoding GcrA family cell cycle regulator, with protein MSWTDERVETLKRMWTEGQSASQIAKELGGVTRNAVIGKVHRLGLSNRTEEGEAAPEAPAAAAAPAAAAASAPEAPRHEPVAAKSAPEPEPEAEPAPVATFTPRRPIVPAGQPLPPQPSANEISPEALASVREVEKRARKLTLMELTERTCKWPIGDPATEKFWFCGLPSQAGKPYCEAHVGVAFQPMSARRDRRR; from the coding sequence ATGTCGTGGACCGACGAGCGGGTCGAAACGCTGAAGCGGATGTGGACCGAGGGTCAGTCGGCCAGCCAGATCGCCAAGGAACTTGGCGGTGTCACGCGCAACGCCGTGATCGGCAAGGTCCATCGGTTGGGCCTGTCGAACCGCACCGAGGAAGGTGAGGCCGCCCCCGAGGCGCCGGCCGCTGCCGCCGCGCCCGCAGCCGCCGCTGCATCTGCGCCCGAGGCGCCGCGCCACGAGCCCGTGGCGGCCAAGTCCGCCCCCGAGCCGGAGCCCGAGGCCGAACCCGCACCGGTCGCGACCTTTACCCCGCGGCGGCCGATCGTGCCCGCAGGCCAGCCGCTGCCGCCCCAACCCTCGGCCAACGAAATCAGCCCCGAGGCCCTCGCCTCGGTCCGCGAGGTCGAAAAGCGCGCCCGCAAGCTGACCCTGATGGAGTTGACCGAGCGGACCTGCAAATGGCCGATCGGCGATCCGGCGACGGAAAAGTTCTGGTTCTGCGGCCTCCCCTCGCAGGCGGGCAAGCCCTATTGCGAGGCCCATGTCGGTGTCGCCTTCCAGCCGATGAGCGCGAGGCGCGACCGCCGCCGCTGA